The sequence CAGCCCGTACTCCTGGCTGGCCTACCGGGACCTGCACGAGCGCCATCCCGATGTCGTGGACGTGCTGGAGTGGCGGCCGTTCTGGGAGCCGGACGAGGCGAGCGCCCAGGCCCTGACCGCGGTGGGCGGGCAGTTCCCGTACGCCACCATGTCGCGGGCGAAGCACCTCTACATCCTTCAGGACGTCCGCCGCCTCACCCGCGAGCGCGGGCTGGAGGCGACCATGCCCGTGGACCGCGACCCCTGCTGGGAGGTCCCGCACCTGGCCTGGCTGGCGGCCTCCGACGAGGGCCGCGGCCCGGAGTACGTCGAGCGGGTCTACCGGGCGCGCTGGCAGGAGGGCCGTGACATCTGCGACCCGGCGGTGATCGGCGAGCTGGCCGCCGAACTGGGCCTGCCCGCGGACCGGCTGGCCGGCGCCGCGCACGACGCGCAGCTGCGTGAGCGCGGGGTGGCGGCGCTCCTCGACGTCTGCCGGGACGGGGTGTTCGGAGTTCCCTTCCTCATCCACGGGTACGAGAAATTCTGGGGCACCGACCGTGTCGCGGAGTTCGCCGAATCCGTACGGAAGAACCTGCCCGACGGGAAATGGAAATCCGGGAAAGCGGGCGTGTCGCAGGACGTGCCGGATACGGTGGCGCGGTCGGCTGACGGGGGCCATGCCGGAGGCTGCGGCTGAAGCCGCGGTTCCGGCGGCCGCAGAACCATATTCACCAAGGGGGAATATCAGGTGCACGGCAATGTCAATGAACCGGAGATACAGGGAAGCGCTCCGGGAGGGAACGGATCCTCCAACCGGGCGCGTGGACGCGGCCCGTTGAGTGGTGTGATCTCGACGCTCTCGGTGCCGGCCGCTCCGGTTT comes from Streptomyces sp. NBC_01408 and encodes:
- a CDS encoding 2-hydroxychromene-2-carboxylate isomerase, with the protein product MSEHGAAAPGGSRRRRPPRFYFSLRSPYSWLAYRDLHERHPDVVDVLEWRPFWEPDEASAQALTAVGGQFPYATMSRAKHLYILQDVRRLTRERGLEATMPVDRDPCWEVPHLAWLAASDEGRGPEYVERVYRARWQEGRDICDPAVIGELAAELGLPADRLAGAAHDAQLRERGVAALLDVCRDGVFGVPFLIHGYEKFWGTDRVAEFAESVRKNLPDGKWKSGKAGVSQDVPDTVARSADGGHAGGCG